A single region of the Vibrio cyclitrophicus genome encodes:
- a CDS encoding GntR family transcriptional regulator, whose amino-acid sequence MNTAIKDPTLSAHTKTRVSDKENTKSENLTEYLVEAIVNGELPPGSKISEPELAKRFEVSRGPLREAIMRVEGLGLIERIPHVGARVITFSADKLLELYAVREALEGMAARLAARHITQEELIGLEGLLSTHSQHIDEVEGSSYFHQHGDFDFHYRIIKASRNSKLISLLCDELYHLLRMYRYQSPRAQSRPKEALDEHKYILQAIRNRDEELAEMLMRRHISGSRLLIEQQIQSKDLD is encoded by the coding sequence ATGAATACTGCGATAAAAGATCCCACCTTAAGTGCTCACACGAAAACTCGTGTGAGCGATAAAGAAAACACCAAGTCAGAAAACCTGACGGAATACCTCGTTGAGGCAATTGTTAACGGTGAATTACCGCCGGGCAGTAAGATCTCGGAACCTGAACTGGCCAAACGCTTTGAGGTAAGTCGAGGTCCATTACGTGAAGCGATAATGCGTGTGGAAGGGCTAGGGCTTATTGAGCGAATTCCTCATGTAGGCGCGCGAGTTATTACCTTTTCGGCAGACAAACTACTTGAGTTATACGCAGTGCGAGAGGCATTGGAAGGCATGGCTGCTCGTTTAGCAGCGAGACACATCACACAAGAAGAGTTGATTGGGCTTGAAGGCTTATTGTCGACACATTCCCAACACATCGATGAAGTCGAAGGTTCTTCTTACTTCCACCAACATGGGGATTTCGATTTCCATTACCGCATTATTAAAGCGAGTCGTAACAGCAAACTCATTTCTCTATTGTGTGATGAGCTTTATCACTTATTACGCATGTATCGCTATCAATCGCCTAGAGCTCAGTCTCGACCAAAAGAGGCGCTCGATGAACACAAATACATTTTACAAGCGATTCGCAACCGTGATGAAGAGTTAGCAGAAATGCTAATGCGAAGACACATCTCGGGTAGTCGATTGCTTATAGAACAACAAATCCAATCCAAAGATCTTGATTAA